In Spiroplasma floricola 23-6, the DNA window GACCGCAAGCTGCATCAATATCTGCTCCAAATTCTTTTCTAACTATTGCATTAATTCCCTGTTTCTTCAGAATTTTAAAAAATTCATCAATTCTAGTTGATTTTCTATAAGGATTTTCCTCTACTTCATTGTAAGGTATCAAATTTACATAACCATTAATTCCTCTAATTATTTTTGCTAATTCATTTGCATGTTCTGGTTTATCATTAATTCCATCAATTAAAATATATTCAAATGTTACTCTTCTATTTGTTTGATCTACATAATATCTAACAGAGTCCAATAATTTTTCTATTGGATATGCTTTATTAATAGGCATTATTTGATTTCGTACATCGTTGTTTGAAGCATGTAAAGATATAGCTAAATTTATTTGAGTTTTTAAATCTGCAAATTCTTTAATTTTTGGAACAATACCACAAGTTGAAATTGTAATATGTCTTGCTCCAATTTCAAAACCTCTTTTATCATTAATTATTTTAACAAAGTTAAGAACATTTTCATAATTATCAAACGGTTCTCCAATACCCATAACAACAATATGACTTACTCTAGCTCTTTTATTATCTGGATCATTTTTATATTTTTCTTTTAAATATAAATTCATTGTGTATATTTGCTTAACTATTTCATCAACAGAAAGATTTCTTTCTGTTTTTATAAGACCTGATGCACAAAATTTACATGACATTTTACAACCAACTTGAGTTGTAACACAAACTGATTGACCATATTTTTGTGGCATTAGAACTGTTTCAATAGTTTTTTTATCATCGAGCATAAATAGAATTTTAATTGTTCCATCCTTTGACTCTTCTGTAACTAAATCTTTAAGTAAATTTGATGTAAATCTTTTCTTAATAAATTCTCTTAAATCCTTACTCAAATTAGTCATATTATCAAAATTTGTTTCCATTTTAATATAAACTCAGTCATATATTTGTTTTGCAGAAAATTTTTTAAAACCATTTTCTAAAAGAATATTTTCTAATTCTTCAATTGTATATCTAAATATGCTTGTTTGTTCCATAAATTTTTACTCCAAAATATATTTTATCACACTAATTTTTTTAGTTTGAAGACTTATTTTTATTTTGTTCTTTTTTATAAACTTTTTTTAATACAAAAAATAATAAAATAGATATTCCAAAACTTAAAGGAATTAAAAATAATGCCAGAATTTTTATCACTTTAGATTTATTATTTTTAAATTGATTATCTTGATTTTTGCTATTACTTTCATCCTTTTTATTACTTAAAAGAGTTATTTTTAAATTTTCTCCATTATCATTGAATAATTCTAAATAACCTATTTTAGAATTATCAATTAAAGAAAAACTAAACTCATTGTCTGATTCTACAATTTTAATATTGTCATTATACTTTTTTAATTCATGATTACTTTTACTATATTTAATAATCTCATCACTTAGTTCTATTTCTTTTTCAATTATTTCTTTAAAACTTTTAACTTTTATAACACTTTTTTGTTTTTTATAATTGATATTTAATTCAAAAACTCCTTTATCTTTTGGAAATAAAATAATTTCAGATTTATTTTTAGTAAATAAAAGATTCCTTGAATTTGACTCTATTTTTATTTGGTCCTGATCTAACTCTTCATAATTTAAAATTTTAATTAAATTTGATGTATTCATTTCACTAATAACTATTTTTTTATCTAACAGTAT includes these proteins:
- the rlmN gene encoding 23S rRNA (adenine(2503)-C(2))-methyltransferase RlmN, with amino-acid sequence MEQTSIFRYTIEELENILLENGFKKFSAKQIYDWVYIKMETNFDNMTNLSKDLREFIKKRFTSNLLKDLVTEESKDGTIKILFMLDDKKTIETVLMPQKYGQSVCVTTQVGCKMSCKFCASGLIKTERNLSVDEIVKQIYTMNLYLKEKYKNDPDNKRARVSHIVVMGIGEPFDNYENVLNFVKIINDKRGFEIGARHITISTCGIVPKIKEFADLKTQINLAISLHASNNDVRNQIMPINKAYPIEKLLDSVRYYVDQTNRRVTFEYILIDGINDKPEHANELAKIIRGINGYVNLIPYNEVEENPYRKSTRIDEFFKILKKQGINAIVRKEFGADIDAACGQLRAKREGVIKNEI